From the genome of Anomalospiza imberbis isolate Cuckoo-Finch-1a 21T00152 unplaced genomic scaffold, ASM3175350v1 scaffold_501, whole genome shotgun sequence, one region includes:
- the LOC137467034 gene encoding PHD finger protein 7-like produces the protein MAAQCWLHDADVSVAIVTRATKATRACVLCHRAEADPDICGDQLEKCGLCAHAFCLFFATLLSRQENRRVGLMGFLPRDIQIAVWRAAQKRCCVCGQSGATIMCCKEDCDRWFHLPCAKEGGCVNVYVTPYSSFCPEHRPEQDVEATPEPGTDCPICMEPVEDRKTFRTLVCPACKRAWFHRDCIQGQAMRAGLFSLRCPLCRDTGEFLVQMFIVGIRIPFRLVSFCLAPRTGGASAVLCQALPQQSWPCPVP, from the exons ATGGCTGCCCAATGTTGGCTGCACGATGCTGATGTCAGCGTGGCCATTGTGACCCGTGCGACCAAGGCCACAAGAG cctgcgtgctgtgtcacCGTGCAGAGGCCGACCCGGACATCTGCGGCGACCAACTGGAGAAGTGCGGGCTCTGTGCCCACGCGTTCTGCCtg ttctttgccaCTCTACTTTCTCGTCAAGAGAACCGTCGTGTCGGACTCATGGGGTTTCTTCCTCGAGATATCCAAATTGCAGTCTGGCGGGCGGCACAAAAG CGCTGCTGCGTCTGTGGCCAGAGCGGGGCAACCATCATGTGTTGCAAGGAGGACTGTGACAGATggttccacctgccctgtgccaaggaGGGCGGCTGTGTCAATGTATACGTTACCCCATACAG ctccttctgccctgAGCACCGTCCAGAGCAGGACGTGGAGGCGACTCCAGAGCCGGGCACCGACTGCCCCATCTGCATGGAGCCTGTGGAGGATAGAAAGACCTTCCGAACCCTGGTGTGCCCAGCGTGCAAAAGGGCCTGGTTCCACAGGGActgcatccag ggacaggccatgcgcgctggtcttttttccctccgctgccccctgtgcagggacacgggAGAATTTCTTGTACAAATGTTCATCGTGGGGATCCGAATCCCTTTCAGGTTGgtgtccttctgcctggctcccaggacaggaggtgcaagtgctgtgctgtgccaggccctgccccagcagtcctggccctgccctgtcccgtgA
- the LOC137467033 gene encoding LOW QUALITY PROTEIN: pineapple eye protein-like (The sequence of the model RefSeq protein was modified relative to this genomic sequence to represent the inferred CDS: inserted 1 base in 1 codon): MGFLPRDIQIAVWRAAQKRCCVCGQSGATIMCCKEDCDRWFHLPCAKEGGCVTHYIPDYSSFCPEHRPEQDVEATPEPGTDCPICMEPVEDRKTFRTLVCPACKRAWFHRDCIQVGAIPSAPGHSRCPAAPGPXLTLLLFALQGQAMRAGLFSLRCPLCRDTGEFLVQMFIVGIRIPFRLPTWEDNDAFADLGERHSRCNARDCLYPGGREEAEEEGPWELLLCSSCAAEGTHRRCSGLRNRIQSWECDSCAGLGTASRDESELSGPSRIRQSGLEPAHGSPESEAISPSSRTPVPSGLDPQSSSAEPSGRSSQQHTAWQQYLPSSSLATSSPSTSRSTYNNSPDSGDRVHSRRAGPGRRRTRSRQPGRAPDGPVRLRSRRDRSSRTTTRAERPRRRETPSRASPGRSRARQQGRALSAPVRPRSRRDRSSRTRPRTETPGRRQTSPRASPGRSRAHQQGQAQSPPVQSRSRRDMSHRTAASAERPRRRQTSPRACPGRSRARQQGRALSAPACPRSRRGRSRRTAASAERPRRRGTPSGMSRRSNRSRQRRRASPGTSNSST, translated from the exons ATGGGGTTTCTTCCTCGAGATATCCAAATTGCAGTCTGGCGGGCGGCACAAAAG CGCTGCTGCGTCTGTGGCCAGAGCGGGGCAACCATCATGTGTTGCAAGGAGGACTGTGACAGATggttccacctgccctgtgccaaggaGGGCGGCTGTGTCACACACTACATTCCAGATTACAG ctccttctgccctgAGCACCGTCCAGAGCAGGACGTGGAGGCGACTCCAGAGCCGGGCACCGACTGCCCCATCTGCATGGAGCCTGTGGAGGATAGAAAGACCTTCCGAACCCTGGTGTGCCCAGCGTGCAAAAGGGCCTGGTTCCACAGGGActgcatccaggtaggagccatcccctcagccccgggccacagcaggtgcccagcggcaccagggc tgctcaccctgcttctgtttgccctgcagggacaggccatgcgcgctggtcttttttccctccgctgccccctgtgcagggacacgggAGAATTTCTTGTACAAATGTTCATCGTGGGGATCCGAATCCCTTTCAG ACTGCCAACATGGGAGGACAACGACGCCTTTGCGGATCTAGGAGAGCGGCACAGCAGGTGCAATGCCAGGGACTGCCTTTACccgggaggcagggaggaggcagaggaagaggg GCCCTGGGaactgctcctgtgctcctcctgcgctgctgagggcacccacaggcgctgctctggcctgagaaaccgcatacagagctgggagtgtgacagctgtgctggtctcGGAACGG CTTCCAGGGATGAGTCAGAGCTCAGTGGCCCCAGCCGGATCagacagtcaggactggagcctgcTCATGGCTCCCCAGAATCTGaggccatcagccccagctcccgcaCCCCGGTGCCATCGGGGCTGGATCCCCAgtcttcctctgcagagcccagcggccgcagcagccagcaacacacagcatggcagcagtATCTGCCGTCTTCCTcgctggccaccagcagccccagcacatcaAGGTCAACGTACAACAACTCCCCTGACTCTGGGGACAGGGTCCATTCCAGACGTGCTGGGCCCGGCCGCAGGCGAACCCGCTCTCGCCAGCCAGGTCGGGCCCCAGATGGACCCGTCCGACtgaggagtcgccgtgacaggagcagcaggacaacaacaagggctgagaggcccaggcgaagGGAGACACCTTCACGGGCATCCCCCGGACGCAGCCGCGCCCGCCAGCAAGGTCGGGCCCTAAGTGCACCTGTCCGccccaggagtcgccgtgacaggagcagcaggacaagaccaAGGACTGAGACGCCCGGGCGAAGGCAGACATCGCCACGGGCATCCCCCGGACGCAGCCGCGCCcaccagcaaggtcaggcccaGAGCCCACCTGTCCAgtccaggagtcgccgtgacatgagccacaggacagcagcaagcgctgagaggcccaggcgaagGCAAACATCGCCACGGGCATGCCCCGGACGCAGCCGCGCCCGCCAGCAAGGCCGGGCCCTAAGTgcacctgcctgccccaggagtcgccgtggcaggagcaggaggacagcagccagcgctgagaggcccaggcgcaGGGGGACGCCGTCAGGGATGTCCCGCAGGAGCAACCGCTCCCGCCAGCGACGTCGGGCCTCACCTGGGAcctccaacagcagcacctAG